In Calothrix sp. PCC 7507, one DNA window encodes the following:
- a CDS encoding dynamin family protein translates to MSNQVETDKFINDLDRVAQVRADISSSLSNLAETINKAELAGDYSSGKLSLERDIEDIKAASKNLKQGVFRLLVLGDMKRGKSTFLNALIGENLLPSDVNPCTAVLTVLRYGPEKKVTIHFNDGKRPEQLDFQNFKYKYTIDPAEAKKLEQEKKPAFPDVDYAVVEYPLTLLEKGIEIVDSPGLNDTESRNELSLGYVNNCHAILFVMRASQPCTLGERRYLENYIKGRGLSVFFLINAWDQVRESLIDPDDAEELNGAETRLRQVFQANLAEYCSVDGQNIYHERVFELSSIQALRKRLKNPQANLEGTGFPEFTGALNTFLTRERAIAELRQVRTLARQACNHTREAIDRRLPLLDKDVDELKKRINSVEPEFNKLTNIRDQFQKEIISTRDTQAREISESFRSYVLNLGNTFENDFLRYQPELNLFDFLSSGKREAFNAALQKAFEQYITDKFSAWTLTAEKDINTAFKELTRSAAQYGASYSQVTDQITEKLTGEKVRVNHTTNTEDDNSPTWAKWAMGLLSLTNGNIAGFAMAGAGFDWKNILLNYFTVLGVGALIGTIISPILAPIYIPLLGLGVGFLQADQARKQLVKTAKKELVKYLPEVAQKQSQTVYDAVKECFDSYEREVSKRINDDIISRKSELDNLLKQKETREINRESELKRLKTLQEDVIYQLQKIEAAYSNLLAYYS, encoded by the coding sequence ATGAGCAATCAAGTAGAAACTGACAAATTTATCAATGATTTAGACCGTGTTGCTCAAGTACGAGCAGATATTTCATCATCGTTAAGTAATCTTGCTGAAACAATTAATAAAGCCGAATTAGCTGGAGATTATTCATCAGGAAAACTCAGCTTAGAACGAGATATTGAAGATATTAAAGCAGCTAGTAAAAACCTCAAACAAGGTGTGTTTCGCCTCTTAGTTTTAGGCGATATGAAACGAGGAAAAAGCACCTTTCTTAATGCCTTGATTGGCGAAAACTTACTACCAAGTGATGTTAATCCCTGTACCGCAGTTCTCACAGTTTTGCGTTACGGGCCAGAAAAGAAGGTTACAATTCACTTTAATGATGGCAAACGTCCAGAGCAGCTAGATTTTCAGAATTTTAAATATAAATATACTATTGATCCGGCAGAAGCTAAAAAACTAGAACAAGAGAAAAAGCCAGCATTTCCTGATGTTGATTATGCAGTAGTAGAATATCCTTTAACTCTTCTAGAAAAGGGTATTGAAATTGTTGATAGTCCAGGATTAAATGATACGGAATCACGGAACGAATTATCCTTAGGATATGTGAATAACTGTCATGCTATTCTGTTTGTGATGAGAGCATCTCAACCTTGTACCTTGGGTGAACGGCGCTACCTAGAAAATTATATCAAAGGTCGAGGATTGTCGGTTTTCTTCTTAATTAATGCTTGGGATCAGGTAAGGGAATCATTGATTGATCCTGATGATGCAGAGGAGTTAAATGGAGCAGAAACTAGGCTGCGGCAAGTATTTCAAGCAAATTTAGCAGAATATTGTTCTGTAGATGGACAGAATATTTATCACGAGCGCGTGTTTGAACTTTCATCAATTCAAGCACTGAGAAAAAGGTTGAAGAATCCCCAAGCCAATTTAGAGGGAACTGGCTTTCCAGAGTTTACAGGAGCGCTGAATACTTTCTTGACTAGAGAACGTGCGATCGCTGAGTTACGCCAAGTGAGAACATTAGCAAGACAAGCCTGCAATCATACCCGCGAAGCTATAGATAGAAGGCTACCATTACTTGACAAAGATGTCGATGAGTTGAAAAAAAGGATTAATTCTGTAGAACCAGAATTTAACAAACTCACAAATATCCGCGATCAATTCCAAAAAGAAATTATCAGTACGAGAGATACTCAAGCCAGAGAAATTTCTGAATCATTCCGCAGTTACGTTTTAAACTTAGGTAATACCTTTGAAAATGATTTTCTCCGCTATCAACCAGAGCTAAATCTCTTTGATTTCCTCAGTAGTGGTAAACGAGAAGCATTTAATGCTGCACTGCAAAAAGCCTTTGAGCAATATATCACTGATAAATTCTCTGCTTGGACTTTAACAGCTGAAAAAGATATTAATACAGCTTTTAAGGAACTTACTCGTAGTGCTGCACAGTATGGTGCATCTTATAGTCAAGTAACAGACCAAATTACTGAAAAATTAACTGGAGAAAAAGTCAGAGTTAATCACACTACCAACACTGAAGACGATAACTCTCCTACATGGGCAAAATGGGCAATGGGATTATTATCCTTGACTAATGGTAACATTGCTGGCTTTGCAATGGCTGGTGCAGGGTTTGATTGGAAAAATATTTTGTTGAACTATTTTACCGTTCTTGGTGTTGGTGCGTTAATAGGAACAATCATCAGTCCTATTCTCGCTCCTATTTACATCCCTTTGCTTGGCTTAGGTGTAGGATTTTTACAAGCAGATCAAGCTCGAAAACAGTTAGTTAAAACTGCAAAAAAAGAGTTAGTTAAATATCTTCCAGAAGTTGCACAAAAACAATCCCAAACTGTATATGATGCTGTGAAAGAGTGTTTTGATTCTTACGAAAGAGAAGTAAGTAAGCGGATAAATGATGATATTATATCTCGAAAATCTGAGTTAGATAATCTACTCAAGCAGAAAGAAACGCGAGAAATTAATCGTGAAAGTGAGTTAAAGCGATTGAAAACTTTGCAGGAAGATGTTATCTATCAATTGCAGAAAATTGAGGCTGCTTATAGCAATTTATTAGCTTACTATAGCTAG
- a CDS encoding dynamin family protein, whose protein sequence is MQQQYEGYRDLVTSIQSACSLLNLDRKSQLYQDVTTVSNYLANPNFRIAVFGPFNHGKSTLLNAILGSRALPIDLIPTTGAAITVKYGSDVRTRIMLVDGTEIYRSGTEVLQQFAILDSNRQMRKDVASVEIFCPHSFLEAGVEFLDLPGTNDREEQDNLVKEQLFSTDLVVQLLDARKLMTLGERENLRDWLLDRGIKTVIFVANFINLLEPDEQLQVQNRLRFVAESFRAELPAGFSNLYRVDALPALRARLKGDVAAATSSGLVTFEAALQNVVSILQQNRGGVRLPRVQAIASQIQLSLKAKIDPLLNEVKSFDDKQNAKIEIKQKAKTLIQKGFDTSVAELRDWLSLPKLLSKYQTDATVALAENNFKSWQTNILKKDLTQLQLAVVKWLYQGYDFFQQERPEDLLIPFPPEPQVTLPPKQSNTNDLSEPGAVAVGGGIGWLLGGPVGAAVVGSISYLLNKNIQNSEEKSNQESYHQQVAKICINATEDYLSRLSSQGLSILAKYEQQSTKVIRFEVSKEPLDVTKQRENLQQLQKSFNQLLRELEKSKIPTNYQPYQEIPKYTYPNQESSPPRNKETTKQHKNTSSSPSSPPPRPEELEAKFKNWELDEEIARMKANMRSPGSSKQQTSQNNKAPNPPKTAVEKDKIARAYSVLGLQQDVSFAEVKQTYKILVKKWHPDLYVSKPQLQKQAQEKMRLINEAYTVLSNQTH, encoded by the coding sequence ATGCAACAACAGTATGAAGGTTATCGGGATTTAGTAACTTCTATTCAATCTGCTTGTAGTTTACTAAATTTAGATCGCAAGTCACAACTGTATCAAGATGTCACTACTGTTTCCAATTATTTAGCTAATCCTAACTTTCGGATTGCGGTATTTGGGCCTTTTAATCATGGTAAATCAACTCTGTTGAATGCAATATTGGGGAGTCGTGCTTTACCAATTGATTTAATTCCTACCACAGGCGCGGCTATTACTGTTAAGTATGGCTCTGATGTACGCACTCGCATCATGTTAGTCGATGGTACGGAAATCTATCGCAGTGGTACAGAAGTTTTGCAGCAATTTGCCATTCTTGATAGTAATAGACAGATGCGAAAAGATGTAGCATCTGTGGAAATATTTTGTCCCCATTCTTTTTTAGAAGCGGGTGTAGAATTTCTCGATTTACCCGGTACTAATGATAGGGAAGAACAAGATAATTTAGTCAAAGAACAACTCTTTAGTACTGATTTAGTGGTACAATTGCTAGATGCACGCAAGTTAATGACTTTAGGAGAGCGCGAAAACTTGCGAGATTGGCTACTAGATCGGGGTATTAAAACAGTTATATTTGTTGCTAATTTTATTAACTTACTAGAACCAGACGAGCAACTACAAGTGCAAAATCGTCTGCGGTTTGTGGCTGAAAGTTTTCGAGCCGAATTACCTGCGGGTTTTAGTAATTTGTATCGGGTTGATGCTTTACCCGCTTTAAGAGCAAGATTGAAAGGTGATGTTGCTGCTGCTACTAGTAGTGGTTTAGTGACTTTTGAAGCAGCTTTGCAAAATGTTGTGAGTATTTTACAACAAAATCGTGGCGGTGTGCGCTTGCCAAGAGTGCAGGCGATCGCATCCCAAATCCAATTATCATTAAAAGCTAAAATTGACCCCCTGCTTAATGAAGTTAAATCTTTTGATGATAAGCAAAATGCTAAAATAGAAATTAAACAAAAAGCAAAAACCTTAATTCAAAAAGGTTTTGATACTAGCGTCGCTGAGTTACGAGATTGGCTAAGTTTACCCAAGCTACTCTCAAAATACCAAACTGATGCAACGGTAGCGCTAGCAGAAAATAACTTTAAATCTTGGCAGACTAATATTTTAAAAAAAGACCTGACACAATTACAATTAGCTGTCGTGAAATGGCTTTATCAAGGCTATGATTTTTTTCAACAAGAACGTCCTGAAGATTTATTAATTCCTTTTCCTCCCGAACCCCAAGTAACTCTACCCCCCAAACAAAGTAATACTAATGATTTGAGTGAACCTGGTGCTGTAGCAGTTGGTGGCGGGATTGGTTGGTTATTGGGTGGCCCTGTAGGTGCTGCTGTCGTAGGAAGTATTTCTTATTTATTAAACAAAAATATTCAAAATTCTGAAGAAAAATCAAATCAGGAATCTTATCATCAACAAGTTGCGAAAATTTGTATAAATGCAACTGAAGATTATTTGTCTCGTTTGAGCAGCCAAGGTTTATCAATCTTAGCTAAATATGAACAGCAATCAACAAAAGTAATCCGTTTTGAAGTGAGTAAAGAGCCGTTAGATGTCACTAAACAGCGGGAAAATTTACAGCAGTTGCAAAAAAGTTTTAATCAGTTGTTACGAGAATTAGAAAAATCTAAGATACCTACAAATTATCAACCATATCAAGAAATACCAAAATATACATATCCAAACCAAGAGTCTTCTCCGCCAAGAAACAAAGAGACAACAAAACAACATAAAAATACTTCCTCATCTCCCTCATCCCCTCCCCCACGTCCAGAAGAATTGGAAGCAAAATTTAAAAATTGGGAACTGGATGAGGAAATAGCGCGAATGAAAGCAAATATGCGCTCTCCTGGTTCTAGTAAGCAGCAGACAAGCCAAAATAACAAAGCACCAAACCCACCGAAAACAGCAGTGGAAAAAGATAAAATTGCACGCGCTTATAGTGTTTTGGGGTTACAACAAGATGTTTCTTTTGCAGAGGTGAAACAGACTTATAAAATTTTAGTTAAAAAATGGCATCCAGATTTATATGTTAGTAAGCCACAATTGCAAAAACAGGCTCAAGAGAAAATGCGATTAATTAATGAGGCTTATACGGTATTATCTAATCAAACTCATTGA
- a CDS encoding Rpn family recombination-promoting nuclease/putative transposase, whose amino-acid sequence MRRDSIFYKLFQQSPTLLFELLTNPPENAGEYRFDSVAVKEPKFEIDGVFLPPESENPGVVYFCEVQFQKDERLYERVFAESWLYFYRNRDRFSNLHIVIIYPSRSLEQSDIRPYLSQLNSTQVNRIYLDELGNIRQLPLWVALTLLTTLEEERTTEEARYLLARSQQEAPSPENRAIIELITTIMVYKFEGKSQREIEEMLGITLRETQVYREIKQEGREEGREEGREEGREEGREVEARSLILRQLTRKVGELPQVVLERMETLSLEQLENLGEALLDFTSMADLQAWLTVLEG is encoded by the coding sequence ATGCGTCGAGACTCCATATTTTACAAACTATTCCAACAATCCCCCACTTTATTATTTGAGCTATTGACAAATCCGCCAGAAAATGCAGGTGAATATAGATTTGATTCGGTAGCCGTTAAAGAACCTAAATTCGAGATTGATGGTGTATTCCTACCACCAGAAAGTGAAAATCCGGGTGTAGTTTACTTCTGCGAGGTACAGTTTCAGAAGGATGAAAGACTTTATGAGCGTGTATTTGCGGAATCTTGGTTATACTTTTACCGCAATCGTGACAGATTTAGCAATCTACACATCGTGATAATTTACCCATCTCGTAGTCTTGAGCAAAGTGATATTCGTCCTTATTTAAGTCAACTTAACAGCACTCAGGTAAATCGAATATATTTGGATGAGTTGGGTAATATTCGTCAATTACCTTTATGGGTGGCATTAACATTATTAACTACACTAGAGGAAGAACGCACCACTGAGGAAGCAAGATATTTGCTCGCTAGAAGCCAACAGGAAGCACCGTCACCAGAAAATCGCGCCATAATAGAGTTAATAACAACAATTATGGTGTATAAGTTTGAAGGTAAAAGTCAACGGGAGATAGAAGAAATGTTGGGAATTACATTGAGAGAAACCCAGGTTTACCGGGAAATTAAGCAAGAAGGACGGGAAGAAGGACGAGAAGAAGGACGGGAAGAAGGACGAGAAGAAGGACGGGAAGTAGAAGCGCGATCGCTCATCCTCCGTCAACTAACTCGAAAGGTGGGAGAATTACCTCAAGTTGTGCTTGAGCGTATGGAAACTCTTTCCCTAGAACAATTAGAAAATTTGGGTGAAGCACTGTTAGATTTTACCAGTATGGCTGATTTGCAGGCTTGGTTAACAGTACTTGAGGGTTAG
- a CDS encoding TonB-dependent siderophore receptor, whose amino-acid sequence MKSWYLHNSFQLWLTLSLSWCLGIVGIQSGWAVEEKGQKARIVKPPALGKLIVQSPTPTITQITGVKANPTEKGVEVILQTTQGEKLQLTNRSTGNNFIADIPNAQLRLPSGEGFTFRSEKPLAGITEITVMNSDANTIRVTVVGEKALPTVELFDSDEGLIFGVASTATAMQPEPEKPASDIPPAQPAAQGDEPIELVVTGEQDGYRVGDSSTATKTDTPLRDVPQSIQVIPQEVLRDQQANVYSALRNVASIRQNNPSGFPNVRLTNRGFFINDFSGNTLRNGIKDVGATTGAELSGIERIEVLQGPASVLLGGAAPGGTINFVTKQPLRDRYYSVEANVGSYDFYRGAVDISGPLDDDKKVLYRLNASYKDQSFTQDFTRSRVLVVAPVISFAIGENTKLTLEADYVDSTFDQIDLGLPLIGTVLPNPNGQIPRNRNTNEGVHTDSGYRVGYALEHQLNDNWSLKNAFRFGNMDFRNRGVTVGTRLLPDNRTLQRSFSEFSYLLYDEYNLTTDVVGKFSTGSIKHQLLFGVELRRVDLDTQNVNRVGVPIDLFNPIYGQPPGAITSRTDSSTVTDQLGIYLQDQVAIAENLKLLLGARFDVFNQTNQNFLNNTETSQSGDSFSPRVGIVYQPIVPISLYASYSQSFNPVIGTAFDGSVFQPEQGTQYEVGVKADLSIRLSATLAFYDLTRTNVVTTDTRPDVPLGFSIQTGEQRSQGIEFNIAGEILPGWNIFASYAYTDLSVTKDNVLPVGSSLNGVAKNAASLWTTYQIQQGKLQGLGFGLGLFYVGERTGFLDDTYELPSYLTTDAAIYYKQDRFRAALNFKNLFNVDYFENSFGRLRVSYGAPFTVQGTISFEF is encoded by the coding sequence ATGAAGAGTTGGTACTTACATAACAGTTTTCAGTTGTGGTTGACACTGAGTTTATCTTGGTGCTTGGGTATAGTAGGAATTCAATCAGGATGGGCAGTAGAAGAGAAAGGACAAAAAGCACGGATTGTTAAGCCTCCCGCCCTTGGTAAGTTAATAGTGCAGTCGCCCACGCCGACAATCACCCAAATAACCGGAGTGAAAGCAAACCCTACAGAAAAAGGTGTGGAGGTAATTTTACAAACTACCCAAGGGGAAAAATTACAACTCACCAACCGTAGTACTGGTAATAATTTTATTGCTGATATTCCTAATGCTCAATTGCGATTACCGTCGGGTGAGGGTTTCACCTTCCGCTCTGAAAAACCGCTTGCGGGAATTACAGAGATAACTGTGATGAATTCTGATGCAAATACCATTCGAGTGACGGTAGTCGGTGAAAAAGCTTTACCAACAGTTGAATTATTTGATAGCGATGAAGGTTTAATTTTTGGTGTCGCATCTACTGCAACTGCAATGCAGCCAGAACCAGAAAAGCCAGCAAGTGACATACCGCCAGCACAACCAGCAGCACAGGGTGATGAGCCGATTGAGTTGGTGGTGACAGGTGAACAGGATGGTTATCGGGTGGGAGATTCGTCAACTGCAACTAAAACCGATACACCCCTGCGCGACGTTCCCCAATCGATTCAGGTGATTCCTCAAGAAGTGCTGCGCGATCAACAAGCCAATGTCTATAGCGCACTGAGAAATGTCGCTAGCATTCGTCAAAATAACCCTTCGGGCTTTCCCAATGTTCGGCTGACTAACCGGGGCTTTTTTATCAATGACTTCTCTGGGAATACCCTGAGAAACGGCATAAAAGACGTTGGTGCCACAACTGGGGCTGAACTTTCTGGGATTGAAAGAATTGAAGTTCTTCAAGGGCCGGCTTCTGTTCTCTTGGGCGGTGCTGCACCGGGTGGGACGATTAATTTTGTGACAAAACAACCGCTACGCGATCGCTACTACTCGGTTGAGGCCAACGTTGGGAGTTATGATTTCTATCGTGGTGCCGTAGATATATCTGGACCACTAGACGATGACAAGAAAGTTTTATATCGACTCAATGCTTCTTATAAAGATCAAAGCTTTACTCAGGACTTTACCAGAAGCCGGGTTTTGGTGGTTGCTCCAGTCATCAGTTTTGCCATCGGTGAGAATACGAAACTGACCTTAGAAGCAGATTATGTAGACTCCACATTCGATCAGATCGACCTTGGCTTACCACTGATTGGTACTGTGCTTCCTAATCCAAATGGTCAGATACCGCGCAACCGTAACACAAATGAGGGTGTTCATACGGACTCAGGGTATAGAGTTGGATATGCGTTAGAACATCAACTTAATGACAACTGGTCGCTAAAAAATGCCTTTCGATTTGGGAATATGGATTTCCGAAACCGGGGTGTTACTGTTGGTACTCGGCTTTTGCCTGATAACCGCACGCTACAAAGATCATTTTCTGAGTTTTCCTATCTACTATATGATGAATATAATCTCACAACTGATGTTGTTGGTAAGTTTTCCACTGGTTCGATCAAGCATCAATTGCTTTTTGGCGTAGAGTTAAGAAGAGTCGATCTGGATACCCAAAATGTTAATAGAGTAGGTGTGCCAATTGACTTATTTAATCCGATCTACGGTCAACCACCAGGGGCGATTACGTCTAGAACTGATAGCAGCACCGTCACAGATCAACTTGGTATCTACCTGCAAGATCAAGTAGCGATCGCCGAAAACTTGAAGTTGCTTTTAGGCGCTCGTTTTGATGTTTTTAATCAAACTAACCAAAACTTTCTCAACAATACTGAAACCAGTCAATCAGGTGATTCATTCAGTCCTCGCGTAGGCATTGTTTATCAGCCAATTGTGCCCATTTCACTCTATGCCAGTTACAGTCAATCATTTAATCCAGTCATTGGTACAGCCTTTGATGGTAGTGTATTTCAACCAGAGCAAGGCACACAATACGAAGTTGGGGTCAAAGCCGATTTAAGTATTCGCCTCTCAGCAACACTGGCTTTCTACGACCTGACCCGCACCAATGTGGTGACTACTGATACTAGACCAGATGTACCACTGGGCTTTTCCATCCAAACAGGTGAACAGCGTAGCCAAGGAATTGAATTCAACATTGCAGGCGAAATTTTACCTGGATGGAATATCTTCGCTAGCTATGCTTATACGGATCTTAGCGTGACTAAAGATAATGTTCTTCCAGTTGGTAGTAGCCTAAATGGTGTAGCAAAGAATGCCGCTAGTCTATGGACAACATATCAAATTCAACAAGGAAAATTGCAAGGCTTGGGGTTTGGTTTGGGACTATTTTATGTCGGAGAGCGCACAGGATTTCTTGACGACACCTATGAATTACCGAGTTACTTAACGACTGATGCTGCTATCTACTACAAACAAGATAGGTTCCGTGCTGCGCTCAATTTCAAAAATCTATTCAACGTAGATTATTTTGAAAATTCTTTCGGTAGATTGCGTGTCTCTTATGGCGCACCATTCACGGTGCAGGGAACGATTTCGTTTGAGTTTTGA
- a CDS encoding type II toxin-antitoxin system HigA family antitoxin: MYSLQPIRTKEDHKAALTEIERLFDSTQGTPEFDQLEILVTLVEAYENKHEPILPPEPIAAILYYMESRGLTRHDLESAIGSRARVAEILNRKRPLTLEMIRKLHQQLGIPARTLIQPYSLAQ; this comes from the coding sequence ATGTATAGTCTACAACCCATCAGAACTAAAGAAGATCACAAAGCGGCTTTGACAGAAATAGAGCGGCTTTTTGATTCCACACAGGGAACCCCAGAGTTCGATCAACTAGAAATCTTAGTGACTCTAGTAGAAGCATACGAAAATAAGCATGAGCCAATTTTACCACCGGAGCCGATCGCAGCGATTCTCTATTACATGGAGAGTCGGGGTTTAACTAGACATGATCTGGAAAGTGCGATCGGCTCTCGAGCAAGAGTCGCCGAGATTTTAAACCGTAAGCGACCTCTGACTCTGGAGATGATTAGAAAGCTACATCAGCAGCTAGGGATTCCTGCCAGAACTTTGATCCAGCCATACTCACTCGCTCAATAG
- a CDS encoding type II toxin-antitoxin system HigB family toxin yields MRIIARSTLREFWEVHTDVEQALRAWIDDVAQADWQSPADIKSVYANASFIANNRVVFNIKGNNYRLIVHVRYDISIIFIRFVGSHAEYDKINAETI; encoded by the coding sequence ATGAGAATCATCGCTCGTAGTACTCTCCGTGAATTTTGGGAAGTTCATACAGATGTTGAGCAAGCACTAAGAGCGTGGATAGATGACGTTGCTCAAGCTGATTGGCAAAGTCCCGCAGACATTAAAAGTGTTTATGCTAATGCCAGCTTCATCGCTAATAACCGAGTCGTATTTAACATCAAAGGCAATAACTATCGGTTGATAGTTCATGTCCGTTATGACATTAGCATCATTTTCATCCGATTTGTCGGTAGCCATGCTGAATACGACAAGATCAACGCCGAGACTATTTGA
- a CDS encoding AraC family transcriptional regulator, with translation MTAQEEGELWDEVAQSVVCDATSEPFEFTHEMPKQLGRGGSRGVQVHPNIWLAMMDYQYHDDVVIQIPEWEHPLQFGVLLSGSTIDEYGGKVGEGYTCISGSGIQRQTSFKIPQTWRVGVDIHMSPDVLRTFFPTTDDEILPQLRFLAQGDDWQSLIYPEITPAIQGVVSQMINCPYHGITKRMYLQAKVLELMTLQLTPILSHQGGLQPSPKLKPGTIASIHHAREILHSHLENPPLLVELAQMVGISDRTLRRGFQELFGTTVFGYLTDKRMESAEQLLRQGNITVGEVAHQVGYSEQGRFASVFKRRFGIMPSECLSGKKSVLGL, from the coding sequence ATGACAGCGCAGGAAGAAGGGGAACTGTGGGATGAGGTTGCCCAGAGTGTTGTATGCGACGCTACCTCAGAACCCTTTGAATTCACCCATGAAATGCCTAAGCAGCTGGGTAGAGGTGGTTCTCGCGGTGTACAAGTACATCCCAATATCTGGCTGGCGATGATGGACTATCAATATCATGATGATGTCGTCATCCAAATTCCTGAATGGGAACACCCCTTGCAATTTGGCGTTTTGCTTTCAGGTAGCACCATAGATGAGTATGGAGGAAAGGTAGGGGAAGGATATACCTGTATCTCCGGTAGTGGTATCCAACGCCAAACGTCCTTTAAAATTCCGCAAACGTGGCGTGTGGGTGTGGATATTCATATGTCCCCTGATGTATTGAGAACTTTTTTCCCCACAACAGATGACGAAATTTTGCCCCAATTGCGTTTTTTAGCACAGGGTGATGATTGGCAAAGTTTAATTTACCCAGAAATTACACCAGCTATCCAAGGTGTGGTATCGCAGATGATTAATTGTCCTTACCACGGGATAACTAAGCGGATGTATTTGCAAGCGAAGGTTTTGGAATTGATGACATTGCAACTAACCCCGATTTTGTCGCATCAGGGCGGATTGCAACCATCACCGAAATTAAAGCCAGGAACTATTGCTAGCATCCATCATGCTAGAGAAATTTTGCACTCTCATTTAGAAAACCCACCTTTGTTAGTAGAGTTAGCACAGATGGTAGGAATTAGCGATAGGACTCTCCGACGCGGATTTCAAGAACTCTTTGGCACAACAGTATTTGGTTATCTCACAGATAAGCGCATGGAGTCAGCAGAACAGTTATTACGTCAGGGAAACATCACCGTTGGCGAGGTTGCCCACCAAGTCGGTTATTCTGAGCAGGGACGCTTTGCATCGGTTTTTAAACGTAGATTCGGCATCATGCCTAGTGAATGTTTATCGGGTAAAAAGTCCGTTTTGGGATTGTAA
- a CDS encoding Uma2 family endonuclease, translating to MLSSPLMLQIPPSMQMTDEQFFEFCQVNRDLRIERNKLGEISIMTPTGSETGNRNFNMAVQLGVWAEKDGTGICFDSSTGFTLSTGAKRSPDASWIKLERWNALSKAEQESFAPICPDFIVELRSPSDRLSPLKEKMAEYLQEPGIQLGLLIDRKHRQVYIYRPGQPEECLDNPANVSCEPVLPGFILNLNKVW from the coding sequence ATGCTTTCATCTCCTTTAATGTTGCAAATTCCACCATCAATGCAAATGACAGACGAACAGTTCTTTGAATTCTGTCAAGTGAATCGTGACTTACGCATTGAGCGGAATAAATTAGGAGAAATATCAATTATGACACCCACGGGTTCAGAGACGGGAAATCGTAACTTTAACATGGCTGTACAGCTAGGAGTTTGGGCAGAAAAAGACGGTACGGGTATTTGTTTTGACTCCAGCACAGGATTTACACTATCAACAGGTGCAAAGCGATCGCCTGATGCTTCTTGGATTAAGCTAGAAAGATGGAATGCTCTTTCCAAAGCCGAGCAAGAAAGTTTTGCTCCCATTTGTCCAGATTTTATAGTGGAACTGCGATCGCCAAGTGACCGCCTCTCACCTTTAAAAGAAAAAATGGCGGAATATCTACAGGAACCGGGAATACAGTTAGGTTTGCTAATTGACCGCAAGCATCGTCAAGTTTATATTTATCGTCCAGGTCAACCAGAAGAATGTTTAGATAATCCTGCGAATGTTAGCTGTGAACCTGTGTTACCTGGGTTTATTTTGAATTTAAATAAAGTTTGGTAG
- a CDS encoding Uma2 family endonuclease → MLSSPLMLQIPPSMQMTDEQFFEFCQVNRDLRIERNKLGEISIMTPTGSETGNREFNILGQLWVWSEKDGTGICFSSSAGFTLSTGAKRSPDASWIKLERWNALSKAEQEKFAPICPDFVIELRSSSDRLSPLKEKMAEYLQEPGVQLGLLIDRKHRQVYIYRPGKPEECLDNPANVSCEPVLPGFILNLNKVW, encoded by the coding sequence ATGCTTTCATCTCCTTTAATGTTGCAGATTCCACCATCAATGCAAATGACAGATGAGCAGTTCTTTGAATTTTGTCAAGTCAATCGTGATTTACGCATTGAGCGGAATAAATTAGGAGAAATATCGATTATGACACCCACGGGTTCAGAGACAGGTAATCGAGAATTTAATATTTTAGGACAGTTGTGGGTGTGGTCAGAAAAAGATGGAACAGGTATCTGTTTTAGCTCCAGTGCAGGATTTACACTATCAACAGGTGCAAAGCGATCGCCTGATGCTTCTTGGATTAAGCTAGAAAGATGGAATGCGCTCTCCAAAGCAGAGCAAGAAAAATTTGCTCCCATTTGTCCAGACTTTGTGATTGAATTGAGATCGTCAAGTGACCGCCTCTCACCTTTAAAAGAAAAAATGGCGGAATATCTGCAGGAACCGGGAGTGCAATTAGGTTTGCTAATTGACCGCAAGCATCGTCAAGTTTATATTTATCGTCCAGGAAAACCAGAAGAATGTTTAGATAATCCTGCGAATGTTAGCTGTGAACCTGTGTTACCTGGGTTTATTTTGAATTTAAATAAAGTTTGGTAG